A single region of the Diadema setosum chromosome 14, eeDiaSeto1, whole genome shotgun sequence genome encodes:
- the LOC140238079 gene encoding uncharacterized protein, whose translation MQLFHYQAVDNFMSHVNGCDKGEEYICSNHLEVSGEQRLFKNSSRTLSSILGNDSHLGSLHPYNTLKLQGLSSKGPPSWKTLAVIPQEPAGSHATIGTFRFPLLNVDVEVMTSF comes from the exons ATGCAGCTGTTCCACTACCAAGCTGTGGATAACTTCATGTCACATGTGAATGGATGTGACAAAGGTGAGGAATACATCTGTTCTAACCATCTGGAAGTCAGTGGAGAGCAAAGATTATTCAAGAACTCTTCAAGGACGTTATCAAGCATACTTGGTAATG ATTCACACTTGGGTTCTCTTCACCCTTACAATACTCTGAAGCTGCAAGGACTCTCATCAAAAGGGCCCCCATCTTGGAAAACCCTGGCTGTAATACCACAG GAACCTGCGGGATCACATGCAAcgatagggacttttcgatttccCCTCCTGAATGTCGACGTCGAAGTAATGACGTCGTTTTAA